The following proteins come from a genomic window of Geomonas sp. RF6:
- a CDS encoding paraquat-inducible protein A: MNDTPLFLACPDCDLLQREVDLAPGCVARCSRCGAVLYRNATDSLNRSLALSIASAIAYLIANIYPVLGVVVWGDTNIVTLFDAVISVWDQHRPIMACIVFITAIVVPGLELVFIIYLLLPLRFHHVPEGAPHILCVLQRLKPWGMVEVFMLGVLVSVVKLKDDFSVIPGVALWSFSALTLLFTATAATFSPRDVWACIERENRRERAR, translated from the coding sequence ATGAACGACACTCCTCTATTTCTTGCCTGCCCGGACTGCGATCTTCTTCAGCGCGAGGTCGATCTCGCACCCGGGTGCGTTGCTCGCTGCAGTCGCTGCGGCGCTGTCCTCTATAGAAATGCCACCGATAGCCTTAACCGTTCCCTTGCTCTTTCCATTGCTTCCGCCATCGCCTACCTCATTGCCAATATCTACCCGGTCCTTGGCGTCGTCGTGTGGGGTGACACCAATATAGTTACTCTTTTTGATGCTGTTATTTCTGTGTGGGATCAACACAGACCCATTATGGCCTGCATCGTCTTCATTACAGCCATTGTCGTGCCCGGTCTTGAACTTGTCTTTATCATCTACCTGCTGCTGCCGTTACGCTTCCACCACGTTCCTGAAGGTGCCCCCCATATCCTTTGCGTCCTGCAAAGACTCAAGCCCTGGGGGATGGTGGAAGTTTTTATGCTGGGGGTCCTCGTGTCGGTTGTAAAGCTGAAGGATGATTTCAGCGTCATACCGGGGGTAGCTCTCTGGTCTTTTTCAGCCCTGACTCTACTTTTCACCGCTACTGCCGCCACTTTCAGCCCCCGTGATGTCTGGGCCTGCATCGAGCGGGAAAATCGGCGCGAGAGGGCCCGATGA